The Primulina eburnea isolate SZY01 chromosome 8, ASM2296580v1, whole genome shotgun sequence genome contains a region encoding:
- the LOC140838686 gene encoding KH domain-containing protein At4g18375-like, whose product MGETGKRYRHHRDDLDNRNQKRRTDRGRDKDENGNDELIVYRILCPDGVIGSVIGKGGKVINSIRQDSRAKVKVVDPFPGSKDRVILTYCYVRDKEDVEVDEEFNNNKPLSPAQDALLKVHAAIANAVATVGESDGKNKDRSKEGCQLLVPASQSSNIIGKSGATIKKLRNKTRTNIKVIAKDLSDPSHSCALEFDNFVQISGDSEAVKKALFAISAIMHKFAPKETIPLDTSIPEVPPSIIIPADVPIYPATGHYSNVDSIAPTRSISSILGHANTLDIPGYTDAGTSWPVYQSTIPVVSGYGGSSQAEELIVKVLCPGNVIGRVIGKGGISIRNIRQDSGARVDVEDPKPKHNECVITVISMEALDDLKSSAVEAVLLLQAKINDEDDEAVTMRLLIPSKVIGCIIGKSGSIINEIRKRTNADIRISKGEKPKCADDNDELVEIFGQVGRVRDALVQIVLRLRDDVLKDREGGQNSFIGGEALYSGGASLPAQSGLPSVSSTASFGYEKRPESGSGLGLLSSSAYGYKSLSMGDSGHGQLLSRSSSLYSRFPPPSTLDMVIPAHAIGKVIGKGGTNIENIRQISGATIEISDPKSSNGDRVALISGTPEQKRAAENLIQAFILAT is encoded by the exons ATGGGTGAGACTGGGAAACGATATCGCCACCATCGTGATGACTTGGACAACAGGAACCAGAAGAGGAGGACTGATAGAGGACGAGACAAAGATGAAAATGGCAATGATGAACTAATAGTGTACAGGATTCTGTGTCCTGATGGTGTGATTGGGAGTGTAATTGGGAAGGGTGGAAAAGTTATAAATTCTATCCGGCAGGACTCGAGAGCCAAAGTCAAGGTGGTGGATCCATTTCCAGGCTCTAAAGATAGAGTTATTTTAACATATTGTTATGTTAGAGATAAGGAAGACGTAGAGGTTGACGAggaattcaataataataaacctCTCAGTCCTGCACAAGATGCGCTCCTGAAAGTGCATGCTGCAATTGCAAACGCTGTTGCCACGGTCGGGGAATCTGATGGAAAAAATAAAGACAGAAGTAAGGAGGGATGCCAGCTTCTTGTACCTGCTAGTCAGTCTTCTAATATTATAGGCAAATCGGGTGCAACCATCAAGAAATTAAGAAACAAAACGAGGACTAACATTAAGGTCATTGCAAAGGATCTCAGTGATCCATCTCACTCTTGCGCCTTGGAATTCGACAATTTTGTTCAG ATATCTGGAGACTCAGAGGCTGTGAAGAAAGCACTTTTTGCTATTTCAGCAATTATGCACAAGTTTGCACCCAAGGAAACAATTCCTCTCGACACTTCCATTCCTGAAGTTCCTCCAAGCATCATCATCCCAGCAGATGTTCCCATATATCCTGCCACAGGACATTATTCAAATGTAGATTCTATTGCCCCTACTAGATCTATCTCTTCCATTTTAGGTCATGCAAACACACTAGATATTCCAGGTTATACAGATGCCGGAACATCATGGCCTGTCTATCAATCTACTATACCTGTGGTTTCTGGCTATGGAGGGTCTTCACAAGCTGAGGAGTTGATAGTAAAAGTGTTATGCCCAGGTAATGTGATTGGGCGTGTCATTGGAAAAGGAGGAATTTCCATTAGAAATATAAGGCAGGATAGCGGTGCTCGTGTTGATGTGGAGGACCCTAAGCCCAAGCATAATGAGTGTGTCATCACTGTGATCTCCATGGAG GCATTAGACGACTTGAAATCCTCGGCAGTGGAAGCTGTGCTATTGTTGCAAGCAAAGATAAatgatgaagatgatgaagCCGTAACTATGCGGCTTCTTATTCCTTCAAAAGTTATAGGCTGTATAATTGGGAAAAGTGGCTCTATTATCAATGAAATCCGAAAGAGAACTAATGCAGATATTAGAATTTCCAAAGGCGAAAAGCCCAAATGTGCGGATGATAATGATGAACTTGTTGAG ATTTTTGGACAAGTTGGTCGCGTGAGAGATGCCCTTGTTCAGATTGTTTTGAGGCTCCGAGATGATGTATTAAAGGATAGGGAAGGTGGCCAAAATTCTTTTATTGGTGGCGAAGCATTATACTCTGGTGGTGCATCTCTACCAGCTCAATCTGGCTTGCCCAGTGTGTCTTCTACTGCTTCATTTGGTTATGAGAAAAGGCCAGAAAGTGGGAGTGGACTGGGCTTGCTGTCCTCCAGTGCTTATGGATACAAGTCTTTATCG ATGGGAGATAGCGGCCATGGACAGTTGCTTTCACGCTCATCATCACTATATTCAAG GTTCCCTCCACCATCTACTCTGGATATGGTTATCCCTGCACATGCGATTGGTAAAGTCATTGGAAAAGGTGGCACAAATATTGAGAATATCCGGCAG ATATCTGGAGCTACTATAGAGATTTCTGATCCAAAATCTTCCAATGGTGATCGTGTGGCTTTAATATCGGGGACCCCTGAGCAGAAGCGTGCTGCTGAAAACTTGATTCAAGCATTCATATTGGCCACCTAA
- the LOC140838691 gene encoding F-box/kelch-repeat protein At1g30090-like produces the protein MQRVRVSSHQAPVHKLGDSQMTLSPKFRLAAMKSSMQSPSLEFELSIKGEPLIPGLPDDVALQCLLRVAIDNHGACRAVSKRWYLLFGSKEQFFIRRKEFRFHDPWLFVFAYHKCTGKIEWKVLDLIRFSWHTIPAMPCKEKVCPQGFRCVSFPHEGTLFVCGGVVSDVDCPLNLVVKFEVIKNRWTVMKKMTTPRSFFASGVINDLIYVAGGNSTDLFELNSVEVLDPKKGTWQNVSNMKTNMASYDAAVLDGKLLVTEGWFWPFYVVPRGQIYDPQTDNWENMATGLREGWTGSSVVIYGHLFVVTEHERTKVKVYDAQCDSWDIVEGPPLPEQICKPFCVNCWECKIYVVGRNLHVAVGHILRVYSSNDSEKKCRFSVQWQTLDAPGSLFDLTPSSAQVMFA, from the coding sequence ATGCAGAGGGTGCGTGTTTCATCTCATCAAGCTCCAGTGCACAAGCTTGGGGATTCGCAAATGACCTTATCTCCAAAATTTAGATTAGCTGCAATGAAATCCAGTATGCAGAGTCCTTCTCTAGAATTTGAGCTCTCTATCAAAGGAGAGCCTCTAATCCCGGGACTCCCTGATGATGTTGCTCTCCAGTGCCTCCTTCGTGTTGCCATCGACAATCATGGAGCCTGCAGGGCAGTATCGAAGCGCTGGTATTTACTCTTTGGCAGCAAGGAGCAGTTTTTTATTCGGAGAAAGGAGTTCAGGTTTCACGATCCATGGCTTTTCGTGTTCGCGTATCATAAATGTACAGGAAAAATAGAGTGGAAGGTTCTTGACCTGATTCGATTCTCTTGGCACACAATCCCAGCCATGCCTTGTAAGGAGAAGGTCTGCCCACAAGGTTTCAGGTGTGTTTCCTTCCCACATGAGGGTACTCTCTTTGTTTGTGGCGGCGTCGTGTCTGATGTAGATTGCCCTCTCAATCTAGTTGTGAAATTTGAAGTGATTAAGAATCGGTGGACTGTTATGAAGAAGATGACCACACCGAGGTCATTTTTCGCGAGTGGGGTGATAAATGATTTGATATATGTTGCTGGAGGAAACAGCACAGATCTTTTCGAGCTTAATTCAGTAGAAGTCTTGGATCCTAAGAAAGGGACATGGCAAAACGTTTCTAACATGAAAACAAATATGGCCTCCTATGATGCAGCGGTTCTTGACGGTAAGCTTCTTGTAACAGAAGGTTGGTTTTGGCCGTTCTATGTGGTCCCACGAGGTCAGATTTATGACCCACAAACTGATAACTGGGAGAATATGGCTACTGGACTCAGAGAAGGTTGGACTGGTTCAAGTGTTGTAATTTATGGACATTTGTTTGTGGTTACAGAGCACGAGAGAACGAAAGTCAAGGTTTATGATGCACAGTGCGATTCTTGGGACATTGTGGAAGGACCTCCTTTACCAGAGCAGATATGTAAGCCATTTTGCGTAAACTGTTGGGAATGCAAGATTTATGTAGTTGGTCGGAATCTTCATGTCGCTGTTGGACATATACTTAGGGTATACTCAAGTAACGATTCCGAAAAGAAATGCAGGTTTTCCGTGCAATGGCAAACTCTGGATGCACCTGGATCTCTTTTTGACCTTACACCATCCAGTGCTCAGGTTATGTTTGCATAG
- the LOC140838690 gene encoding cullin-4-like: MSQPSTSTSASAKVCKRSSPYSSSSPTTTVGGGAASIFPAMKKAKSQAVASSVDGNKNGQQHINPHVHFSESTMIENDPNDVVLEPSAASGAFSGRVGAGGGGITANLARKKATPPQPTKKLVIKLVKAKPTLPTNFEENTWATLKSAISAIFLKRPDPCDLEKLYQAVNDLCLHKMGGSLYQRIEKECEAFINAALQSLVGQSEDLVVFLSLVEKCWQDFCDQMLMIRGIALYLDRTYVKQTPNVCSLWDMGLQLFRKQLSLASEVEHKTVFGLLKMIESERLGEAVERTLLNHLLKMLTALGIYPESFEKPFLECTSEFYAAEGVKYMQQSDVPDYLKHVEMRLQEEHERCLLYVDASTRKPLVATAERQLLERHISAILDKGFMMLMDGKRIEDLQRMYLLFSRVNALESLRQSLNQYIRRTGQTIVIDEEKDKDMVSCLLEFKANLDMIWEESFSKNEAFSNTIKDAFEHLINLRQNRPAELIAKFVDEKLRAGNKGTSEEELEGTLDKVLVLFRFIQGKDVFEAFYKKDLAKRLLLGKSASIDAEKSMITKLKTECGSQFTNKLEGMFKDIELSKEINESFKQSSQARTKLPSGIEMSVHVLTTGYWPTYPPMDVRLPRELNGYQDIFKEFYLSKYSGRRLMWQISLGHCVLKAEFPKGRKELSVSLFQTVVLMLFNDAQNLSFQDIKESTGIEDKELRRTLQSLACGKFRVLQKIPKGRDVEDDDSFVFDDQFTAPLYRIKVNAIQMKETVEENASTTERVFQDRQYQIDAAIVRIMKTRKVLSHTLLITELFQQLKFPIKPADLKKRIESLIDREYLERDKNNPQVYNYLA; this comes from the exons ATGTCTCAgccctccacctccacctccgccTCCGCTAAAGTCTGTAAACGGTCATCTCCTTATTCTTCCTCTTCCCCCACAACTACTGTAGGAGGCGGCGCAGCTTCAATTTTCCCAGCAATGAAAAAGGCCAAGTCACAGGCAGTTGCATCCTCTGTTGATGGTAACAAGAACGGACAGCAGCATATTAATCCTCACGTACACTTCTCTGAATCCACAATGATCGAAAATGATCCCAACGACGTTGTATTGGAGCCATCTGCGGCCTCCGGCGCTTTCAGCGGCCGCGTTGGCGCTGGCGGAGGCGGAATTACCGCTAATCTTGCTAGGAAAAAGGCCACGCCTCCGCAGCCTACGAAAAAGCTTGTGATTAAGCTCGTTAaag CTAAACCGACGCTGCCTActaattttgaagaaaataCATGGGCCACCCTCAAGTCAGCTATCAGTGCCATATTTTTGAAACGGCCAGATCCTTGTGACTTAGAGAAGCTATATCAG GCTGTCAATGACCTTTGCCTGCACAAGATGGGGGGGAGTCTTTATCAGCGAATTGAAAAGGAGTGTGAAGCTTTCATTAACGCCGCTTTACAATCCTTGGTTGGTCAAAGTGAAGATCTGGTAGTTTTCCTATCTCTGGTTGAGAAATGCTGGCAAGATTTTTGTGATCAAATGCTGATGATTCGTGGTATAGCTCTATATCTCGATAGAACATATGTGAAGCAAACACCAAATGTGTGTTCATTGTGGGACATGGGTTTGCAGCTTTTCCGCAAACAGCTTAGTCTAGCTTCAGAAGTGGAGCACAAAACTGTATTCGGTCTGTTAAAAATGATTGAGAGCGAAAg ATTGGGTGAAGCAGTCGAAAGAACTCTCCTTAATCATCTGTTGAAGATGTTGACTGCACTTGGGATTTACCCAGAAAGTTTTGAAAAGCCATTTCTTGAATGTACATCTGAGTTCTATGCTGCTGAAGGAGTTAAATACATGCAGCAGTCAGATGTTCCGGATTATTTAAAGCATGTCGAG ATGAGGTTGCAAGAAGAACATGAAAGATGCTTGCTTTATGTGGATGCAAGTACTAGGAAGCCATTGGTAGCTACAGCAGAAAGGCAACTACTTGAACGTCACATATCTGCGATTCTCGATAAG GGTTTCATGATGCTGATGGATGGGAAGCGTATTGAAGATCTTCAAAGAATGTATTTGCTTTTTTCCAGGGTTAATGCACTTGAATCATTAAGACAATCTCTTAATCAATACATCCGAAGAACGGGCCAAACCATTGTCATTGACGAAGAGAAGGACAAAGATATGGTGTCCTGCTTACTGGAATTTAAGGCAAACCTTGACATGATATGGGAAGAAAGCTTCTCTAAAAATGAGGCATTTAGCAATACAATAAAGGATGCATTTGAGCATCTCATTAATCTCCGTCAG AACCGGCCTGCTGAGTTAATTGCCAAGTTCGTGGATGAGAAGCTCCGAGCTGGAAATAAGGGTACATCAGAGGAAGAATTGGAGGGTACACTGGACAAAGTCTTGGTTTTGTTCAGATTTATACAG GGTAAAGACGTATTTGAAGCATTCTATAAAAAAGATCTTGCTAAAAGGCTCTTGTTGGGTAAGAGTGCTTCTATTGACGCAGAGAAGTCTATGATTACCAAG TTGAAAACAGAATGTGGCAGTCAGTTCACTAATAAACTTGAAGGAATGTTCAAG GATATTGAATTGTCAAAGGAAATTAATGAATCATTCAAGCAATCATCCCAAGCTCGGACAAAACTCCCATCTGGAATTGAGATGAGTGTCCACGTCTTAACAACAGG GTACTGGCCAACCTATCCACCCATGGATGTCAGGCTGCCCCGTGAGCTCAATGGTTATCAG GATATATTTAAGGAGTTTTATTTGAGCAAATACAGTGGGAGGCGGCTAATGTGGCAAATTTCATTGGGTCATTGTGTACTAAAAGCAGAATTTCCAAAAGGTAGAAAGGAGCTTTCAGTTTCTCTATTTCAG ACTGTCGTCTTGATGCTGTTCAATGATGCCCAAAACCTTAGCTTTCAAGATATCAAGGAATCAACCGGTATTGAAGATAAAGAGCTGAGAAGAACTTTGCAGTCCCTTGCATGTGGAAAATTCCGTGTTCTTCAGAAA ATTCCCAAAGGGAGAGAtgtggaagatgatgactcctTTGTTTTCGATGATCAATTTACTGCACCTCTGTATCGTATCAAG GTAAATGCCATTCAGATGAAGGAAACAGTGGAGGAGAATGCCAGTACAACAGAACGGGTCTTCCAAGACCGTCAATATCAG ATTGATGCAGCTATTGTTCGGATTATGAAGACAAGAAAAGTTTTAAGCCACACCCTCCTGATAACTGAACTATTTCAACAG CTCAAGTTTCCCATAAAACCAGCCGACTTGAAGAAAAGGATTGAAAGTCTCATTGATAGAGAATACCTGGAGCGCGACAAAAACAACCCACAAGTGTACAACTACCTTGCATAA
- the LOC140837731 gene encoding glucan endo-1,3-beta-glucosidase 14-like isoform X2: MEKLLGRNVVLHILLGLFLLTLSEVESLGINYGQVGNNLPPPEKVLDLLRSLRVTKARIYDTNPQILTSFANSNVELIVTVENDMLASLMDPNQAFQWVYTHIRPYFPATRITGISVGNELFTGGDTTLMSYLVPAMVSIHAALARLGLDQFIKISTPSSLAVLQESFPPSAGCFRPELNAIMPQFLQFLAATKAPFWINAYPYFAYKDDPSNISLDYVLFNPNSGMIDQNTKLRYDNMLYAQVDAVIFAMYRMGYAGIEVGVSETGWPSRGDSSEIGATLENAAIYNRNLFRRQMENEGTPMRPKIKLEIYVFALFNEDLKPGLTSERNYGLFQPDGTMAYSVGLTSLSGSTSSATISLTSDSSQ, translated from the exons ATGGAAAAGCTTCTTGGTAGGAATGTCGTGCTGCATATTCTTCTTGGATTATTCTTGCTTACTTTATCAG AAGTAGAATCTCTGGGAATTAACTATGGTCAAGTTGGCAACAATTTACCGCCTCCGGAAAAAGTTCTCGACTTGCTTCGGTCGCTTAGGGTGACAAAGGCAAGAATCTATGACACAAACCCACAGATTTTGACATCATTTGCCAACTCCAACGTAGAATTGATTGTGACAGTAGAAAACGACATGCTTGCCTCATTGATGGACCCGAACCAGGCCTTTCAGTGGGTGTACACCCACATTAGACCATATTTCCCGGCAACGAGAATCACCGGAATCTCCGTGGGAAACGAGCTTTTCACCGGTGGGGACACCACTCTCATGTCGTACCTCGTACCGGCTATGGTGAGCATCCACGCGGCTCTAGCTCGACTCGGGCTCGACCAGTTCATCAAAATCTCGACGCCCAGTTCCTTAGCGGTCCTCCAGGAATCATTCCCGCCGTCAGCTGGGTGTTTCCGGCCCGAGCTCAACGCGATAATGCCGCAGTTCTTACAGTTCTTGGCCGCCACAAAAGCCCCATTCTGGATCAACGCATACCCGTATTTCGCATACAAAGACGACCCGAGTAACATCTCCTTAGACTACGTGCTTTTCAACCCGAATTCGGGTATGATCGACCAGAACACGAAGCTCCGTTACGACAACATGTTATACGCTCAGGTGGATGCAGTAATATTTGCAATGTACCGTATGGGGTACGCCGGAATAGAAGTGGGTGTTTCGGAAACGGGCTGGCCTTCCAGAGGGGACTCGAGTGAAATCGGAGCAACGCTTGAAAACGCGGCGATATATAACCGGAATTTGTTTCGGAGGCAAATGGAAAACGAAGGGACTCCAATGCGGCCTAAGATAAAATTAGAGATTTACGTGTTTGCTTTGTTTAATGAGGATCTGAAACCGGGCCTGACTTCGGAAAGGAATTATGGCTTGTTTCAGCCCGATGGAACAATGGCGTACAGCGTCGGACTGACTTCATTGTCTGGGAGCACTTCATCTGCAACTATTTCCTTAACCTCCGATTCCAGCCAG TAG
- the LOC140837731 gene encoding glucan endo-1,3-beta-glucosidase 14-like isoform X1, whose amino-acid sequence MEKLLGRNVVLHILLGLFLLTLSEVESLGINYGQVGNNLPPPEKVLDLLRSLRVTKARIYDTNPQILTSFANSNVELIVTVENDMLASLMDPNQAFQWVYTHIRPYFPATRITGISVGNELFTGGDTTLMSYLVPAMVSIHAALARLGLDQFIKISTPSSLAVLQESFPPSAGCFRPELNAIMPQFLQFLAATKAPFWINAYPYFAYKDDPSNISLDYVLFNPNSGMIDQNTKLRYDNMLYAQVDAVIFAMYRMGYAGIEVGVSETGWPSRGDSSEIGATLENAAIYNRNLFRRQMENEGTPMRPKIKLEIYVFALFNEDLKPGLTSERNYGLFQPDGTMAYSVGLTSLSGSTSSATISLTSDSSQVKPRRSYESLLSITFLHLLVFRVLTRRHA is encoded by the exons ATGGAAAAGCTTCTTGGTAGGAATGTCGTGCTGCATATTCTTCTTGGATTATTCTTGCTTACTTTATCAG AAGTAGAATCTCTGGGAATTAACTATGGTCAAGTTGGCAACAATTTACCGCCTCCGGAAAAAGTTCTCGACTTGCTTCGGTCGCTTAGGGTGACAAAGGCAAGAATCTATGACACAAACCCACAGATTTTGACATCATTTGCCAACTCCAACGTAGAATTGATTGTGACAGTAGAAAACGACATGCTTGCCTCATTGATGGACCCGAACCAGGCCTTTCAGTGGGTGTACACCCACATTAGACCATATTTCCCGGCAACGAGAATCACCGGAATCTCCGTGGGAAACGAGCTTTTCACCGGTGGGGACACCACTCTCATGTCGTACCTCGTACCGGCTATGGTGAGCATCCACGCGGCTCTAGCTCGACTCGGGCTCGACCAGTTCATCAAAATCTCGACGCCCAGTTCCTTAGCGGTCCTCCAGGAATCATTCCCGCCGTCAGCTGGGTGTTTCCGGCCCGAGCTCAACGCGATAATGCCGCAGTTCTTACAGTTCTTGGCCGCCACAAAAGCCCCATTCTGGATCAACGCATACCCGTATTTCGCATACAAAGACGACCCGAGTAACATCTCCTTAGACTACGTGCTTTTCAACCCGAATTCGGGTATGATCGACCAGAACACGAAGCTCCGTTACGACAACATGTTATACGCTCAGGTGGATGCAGTAATATTTGCAATGTACCGTATGGGGTACGCCGGAATAGAAGTGGGTGTTTCGGAAACGGGCTGGCCTTCCAGAGGGGACTCGAGTGAAATCGGAGCAACGCTTGAAAACGCGGCGATATATAACCGGAATTTGTTTCGGAGGCAAATGGAAAACGAAGGGACTCCAATGCGGCCTAAGATAAAATTAGAGATTTACGTGTTTGCTTTGTTTAATGAGGATCTGAAACCGGGCCTGACTTCGGAAAGGAATTATGGCTTGTTTCAGCCCGATGGAACAATGGCGTACAGCGTCGGACTGACTTCATTGTCTGGGAGCACTTCATCTGCAACTATTTCCTTAACCTCCGATTCCAGCCAG GTGAAACCAAGGAGATCATACGAGAGCTTGTTGTCTATTACATTCCTACATTTGCTGGTCTTTCGAGTCCTTACGAGAAGACATGCATGA